Proteins encoded together in one Cicer arietinum cultivar CDC Frontier isolate Library 1 chromosome 4, Cicar.CDCFrontier_v2.0, whole genome shotgun sequence window:
- the LOC101492984 gene encoding F-box protein At1g47056-like, whose amino-acid sequence MGQTASTATVAYRRESVQGHRSTNTTKTTRSTDLVFPMTAGEDEDDNRDPVHGENSDYISDLPDECLAIVFQSLSSADRNRCSLVCRRWLLVEGQSRQRLSLNAQLDLLPVIDSLFTRFDSVTKLALKCDRRSVSIRDDALVLISERCPNLTRLKLRACRELTDAGMEGFAKNCRGLKKLSCGSCTFGSKGMNAILDNCAALEELSVKRLRGIAETAVAEPIGPGVAAASLKTICLKELYNGQCFGSLILGAKNLKTLKLFRCSGDWDTLFQLMAERVKSMIVEFHFERLQISDIGLQAISYCSNLEILHLVKTPECTDIGLVTIAERCKLLRKLHIDGWKANRIGDEGLIAVAKFCPNLQELVLIGVNPTKASLEMLASNCPNLERLALCASDTVGDPEISCIAAKCLALKKLCIKSCPVSDHGMEALANGCPNLVKVKVKKCKGVTPEGGDWLRLTRVSVAVNLDTVEAEHQDASASDGGAQETGIEFPPMPGNTAASSSTSNASRSTVRSSSFKQRLGLLSGRNIVASTLRRWSGGNTSARHG is encoded by the coding sequence ATGGGCCAAACAGCTTCCACGGCCACCGTCGCTTACCGCCGGGAAAGCGTACAAGGCCATCGATCTACAAATACCACAAAAACAACCAGATCTACCGACTTAGTGTTTCCGATGACCGCCGGCGAAGACGAAGATGATAACAGAGATCCGGTTCACGGTGAAAACTCCGATTATATATCAGATCTACCTGACGAGTGTTTAGCTATAGTGTTTCAGTCGCTGAGCTCCGCCGATCGGAACCGGTGTTCACTCGTCTGCCGGCGGTGGCTTCTGGTTGAAGGACAGAGCCGTCAACGTTTATCGTTAAACGCGCAATTGGATCTTCTTCCGGTAATTGATTCTCTCTTTACTCGATTCGATTCGGTTACGAAACTCGCGTTGAAATGCGATCGTAGATCTGTTAGCATAAGAGACGACGCACTCGTTTTAATCTCCGAGCGTTGCCCTAATCTCACGCGCCTTAAGCTCCGCGCGTGTCGCGAACTTACCGACGCTGGAATGGAAGGTTTCGCTAAGAACTGTAGAGGATTGAAGAAACTATCGTGTGGATCTTGCACTTTTGGATCCAAAGGTATGAACGCGATTCTCGATAACTGCGCCGCGCTGGAAGAATTGTCGGTGAAGCGCCTCCGTGGAATTGCGGAGACTGCGGTGGCGGAGCCGATTGGGCCGGGAGTAGCCGCGGCGTCGTTGAAGACGATTTGTTTGAAAGAGCTTTACAATGGACAGTGTTTTGGTTCATTGATTCTTGGAGCTAAGAATCTAAAGACATTGAAGCTTTTTCGATGTTCGGGTGATTGGGATACGCTTTTTCAGCTCATGGCGGAAAGGGTTAAGAGCATGATTGTTGAGTTTCACTTTGAGAGGCTTCAGATTAGTGATATTGGATTGCAAGCTATTTCATACTGTTCCAATTTGGAGATTTTGCATCTTGTTAAAACACCTGAATGCACTGATATTGGACTTGTTACAATTGCTGAAAGATGCAAGCTTTTGAGGAAGCTTCACATCGATGGTTGGAAGGCAAATCGGATTGGGGATGAAGGGTTAATTGCTGTTGCTAAATTTTGCCCTAATTTACAGGAATTGGTGCTTATTGGTGTTAACCCTACAAAAGCTAGTTTGGAAATGTTGGCATCTAATTGCCCTAATTTAGAGAGGTTGGCTTTGTGTGCAAGTGATACTGTTGGTGATCCTGAGATATCTTGCATTGCTGCTAAGTGTTTGGCTTTGAAGAAACTTTGCATTAAGAGTTGTCCTGTTTCTGATCATGGGATGGAAGCTTTGGCAAATGGGTGCCCTAATTTGGTGAAAGTGAAGGTTAAGAAGTGTAAGGGTGTTACCCCTGAGGGTGGTGATTGGTTGAGGCTCACTAGGGTTTCTGTTGCTGTTAATTTGGATACTGTCGAAGCGGAACACCAAGATGCTAGTGCTAGTGATGGTGGAGCACAAGAGACTGGCATAGAGTTTCCTCCAATGCCTGGCAATACAGCAGCGTCTTCATCGACAAGTAATGCATCAAGAAGTACTGTTCGATCGAGTTCATTCAAGCAAAGGTTAGGACTTTTGTCTGGGAGGAATATAGTTGCTAGTACATTGAGAAGATGGTCAGGTGGTAACACTAGTGCTCGCCATGGTTAG